The nucleotide window GCGGTGCCGACGAGATCGTCGACACGATCGTCGGTCATGCGTCACCCCGGATGCTGCCGTGGGCGATGGCCCTCGTCGGCGCCATCATCGGGCTGCCGATGTTCTTCGAGATCGGTCTCGTGCTGTTGATGCCGGTGATCTACCTGGTGGCCCGGCGCTCGGGTCTCGGTCTGATCCCGATCGGCATACCCGCGCTGGCCGGTCTCTCGGCGATGCACGGCTTCGTCCCGCCGCACCCGGGCCCGCTCGTGGCGATCGACGCCCTCGGTGCGGACCTGGGCACGACACTCGGACTCGGTGTGCTGGTGGCCATTCCGACCATCATCGTCTCCGGGCCCCTGTTCGGGGTGCTCGCGGGCCGGTGGGTGACGGTCGAGGCACCAACGACCTTCGACGTCGATCCGGCCGACGGTCCGACGACGAAGCGCCCCTCGTTCGCGATCACCATGTTCAGCGTCCTGCTGCCCGTCGTGTTGATGCTGGGCAAAGCATTGGCCGAGATCTTCATCGCCGACGAGGATCAGCCCGTGCGCAAGGTCCTCGACATCCTCGGCACGCCGCTCATCGCGCTTCTGATCGCCGTCATCGTCGCGATGTTCACTCTCGGACGGGGTTCCGGCATGGACCGCGAGACGATCTCGAAGTGCACGGGCGCGGCCCTGCCCGCCATCGCGGGAATCCTGCTCATCGTCTCCGCGGGCGGCGGCTTCAAAGAGGTTCTCGTCGACACGGGGATCGGCACACTGCTGGCGGACTGGGCGACCGGCGCGAACGTCTCGGTGCTCCTGCTCGCATGGACCCTCGCGGCACTGATCCGCCTGGCAACCGGGTCGGCGACCGTTGCGACCATCACCGCGTCGTCGTTGATCCTGGGGCTGGTCGATGGGATGGGTTCGGGAGAGCTCTCACTGGTCGTACTGGCGATCGGCGCCGGTTCGGTGTTCCTGTCCCACGTCAACGACGCCGGTTTCTGGCTGGTGAAG belongs to Gordonia sp. KTR9 and includes:
- a CDS encoding GntP family permease — encoded protein: MLPTTTILAAGADLPEPVAPGWQLIVAALAGIAVIVVAITIAKVHPFLALVGGGATVGIVAGESIPTVLESFTAGFGTTAAGVGILIALGAMFAKLLADSGGADEIVDTIVGHASPRMLPWAMALVGAIIGLPMFFEIGLVLLMPVIYLVARRSGLGLIPIGIPALAGLSAMHGFVPPHPGPLVAIDALGADLGTTLGLGVLVAIPTIIVSGPLFGVLAGRWVTVEAPTTFDVDPADGPTTKRPSFAITMFSVLLPVVLMLGKALAEIFIADEDQPVRKVLDILGTPLIALLIAVIVAMFTLGRGSGMDRETISKCTGAALPAIAGILLIVSAGGGFKEVLVDTGIGTLLADWATGANVSVLLLAWTLAALIRLATGSATVATITASSLILGLVDGMGSGELSLVVLAIGAGSVFLSHVNDAGFWLVKEYFGMTVGQTFKTWSMMETVLSVSGLIVVLALGLVI